From a single Rutidosis leptorrhynchoides isolate AG116_Rl617_1_P2 chromosome 5, CSIRO_AGI_Rlap_v1, whole genome shotgun sequence genomic region:
- the LOC139849404 gene encoding uncharacterized protein, translating to MQTGRTFTDAQVDEMISQRVNEALAATEAQKAQANASQVGGSGGNNAPQRCTYKEFINCKPETFTGMEGPVGLMRRFEKLDSVFRISNCVDIDRVNFATSTLQDSALTWWNSFAQSAGMDEAYATSWEEFKRTMSDEYCPRNEIQKLEIELWNLEVQGNEITGHAKRFLELPLMCSEFVNTEEMKIERYVWGLSKDIQGDVKSSKLGTLQGAI from the coding sequence ATGCAAACAGGAAGGACTTTTACCGATGCCCAAGTTGATGAGATGATCAGTCAAAGGGTTAATGAAGCTTTAGCTGCTACTGAAGCTCAGAAAGCGCAAGCTAATGCGAGTCAGGTTGGAGGATCTGGTGGAAATAATGCTCCACAAAGATGTACTTACAAAGAGTTCATCAACTGCAAACCTGAAACTTTCACTGGAatggaaggaccggttggtttgatGAGGAGGTTTGAGAAGCTCGATTCAGTCTTCAGGATCAGTAACTGTGTGGATATAGATAGAGTAAATTTTGCCACCTCTACTCTTCAAGATagtgctctaacatggtggaactctTTTGCTCAGTCCGCAGGCATGGATGAAGCTTATGCAACATCATGGGAAGAATTCAAGCGAACGATGAGcgatgagtattgtccaaggaatgaaaTTCAGAAACTTGAGATAGAGTTGTGGAATTTAGAGGTTCAAGGGAATGAAATCACTGGACATGCGAAGCGATTCCTAGAACTTCCTTTGATGTGTTCAGAGTTTGTTAATACTGAAGAAATGAAGATCGAGAGGTATGTGTGGGGACTCTCGAAGGACATCCAAGGTGATGTAAAGTCATCTAAACTCGGAACTCTTCAAGGTGCTATCTGA
- the LOC139849405 gene encoding uncharacterized protein: MKNRCRNAKKDGNAKGRAFNISAKGAHEDTDLVTCTFIFNNCITYVLFDTGADRIFISKDFSTVINVPSTSLITKYTIELANGKFFKVDKIFLGCALTLTHKLFEVDLMHVELGSFDVIIGMDWLSKNHADISCAEKAIHIPLTNGETLVV, translated from the coding sequence ATGAAGAATCGATGTCGGAATGCCAAGAAGGATGGAAATGCAAAAGGAAGAGCATTTAATATCTCGGCAAAAGGAGCTCATGAGGATACTGATTTGGTCACATGTACATTTATTTTTAACAACTGCATTACTTATgtactatttgatactggtgctgatagaatttTTATTTCTAAGGATTTTAGTACTGTGATTAACGTACCTTCCACTTCTTTAATCACTAAGTATACCATAGAATTGGCTAATGGCAAATTTTTTAAAGTAGATAAGATCTTTCTGGGCTGTGCTCTAACGTTAACTCATAAACTATTTGAAGTTGATCTTATGCATGTtgagttaggtagttttgatgttattattggtatggattggttatctaaGAATCATGCGGATATTTCTTGCGCGGAGAAAGCCATTCATATTCCTCTCACGAATGGTGAAACCTTAGTAGTTTAA